In one window of Carcharodon carcharias isolate sCarCar2 chromosome 14, sCarCar2.pri, whole genome shotgun sequence DNA:
- the LOC121286702 gene encoding uncharacterized protein SCO4629-like, giving the protein MDNDCKQWAQVLWNYLRLGQPLVKSDVIIGLGCHDIRVAERAAHLYLENWAPQILFTGYLGNHTVGVWHQPEADVFADTAIKLGVPVDKILLEKKATNTGENIRFAYQTLKENNIPVKRIILVQQPFMERRVYATYLRQWPEDKENVQAVVTSPTMELDEYPNSHVGNMDNLIGYMLAVLERIRDYPKRGFQVEQEVFPEVYDAQRKLLQAGYRPK; this is encoded by the exons ATGGATAATGACTGTAAACAATGGGCACAAGTGTTATGGAATTACCTTCGATTGGGACAACCTCTTGTAAAG AGTGACGTAATAATAGGTCTGGGGTGTCATGATATTCGAGTGGCTGAAAGAGCTGCACATCTTTACCTTGAAAATTGGGCTCCACAGATACTATTTACTGGCTACCTGGGAAACCATACTGTAG GAGTATGGCATCAACCAGAGGCAGATGTGTTTGCTGATACTGCGATTAAATTGGGAGTGCCAGTTGACAAGATCCTACTGGAAAAAAAGGCCACTAATACAGGCGAGAATATAAGATTTGCATATCAGACACTGAAAGAAAACAACATCCCAG TGAAGAGGATTATTCTAGTTCAACAGCCTTTTATGGAGCGTCGAGTTTATGCTACCTACCTTCGACAGTGGCCAGAAGACAAAGAAAACGTTCAAGCTGTCGTCACTTCTCCGACAATGGAACTTGATGAATACCCAAACAGCCATGTGGGCAATATGGACAACTTAATTGGGTATATGTTAG CTGTTTTGGAACGAATTCGAGATTACCCAAAGAGAGGTTTTCAAGTGGAGCAAGAAGTTTTTCCCGAGGTTTATGATGCCCAACGGAAGCTACTGCAAGCTGGTTACCGACCAAAATAA
- the mtg2 gene encoding mitochondrial ribosome-associated GTPase 2 isoform X2, producing the protein MTRYFVDQRKVSVFGGRGGDGTCTFHSEPRKEFGGPDGGNGGDGGHVILKVVRQVKSLSAIVSLYRGNDGVSGRSKNCYGRNAAHTYIMVPLGTVVKEDGRIVADLSSHGEEYIAAYGGLGGKGNRFFLSNENRAPTTATPGEQGQQRVLQLELRTMAHAGMVGFPNAGKSSLLRAISNARPAVADYPFTTLNPHVGVIHYRDFEQIAVADIPGIIRGAHRNKGLGVSFLRHIERCRFLLFVLDLSTLEPWQQLEDLKYELEQYDRGLSERPFCVIGNKIDLPESKTNLVQLREKLKQCVIIPVSALTGANVEELLLHLRELYDGYLESTQIKGCVPVKW; encoded by the exons ACCCGGTACTTTGTGGATCAACgtaaagtcagtgtgtttggcgGGAGAGGCGGTGATGGAACATGCACTTTCCACAGTGAGCCCCGCAAAGAATTCGGAGGACCTGATGGTGGaaatggaggggatggaggacaTGTTATTTTAAAAG TTGTTCGACAAGTAAAATCACTGTCAGCCATCGTGTCCCTTTATCGTGGCAATGATGGAGTTTCTGGAAGAAGTAAAAATTGTTACGGAAGAAATGCAGCTCACACTTACATAATG GTGCCGCTTGGTACTGTGGTCAAAGAAGATGGGAGGATAGTTGCTGATCTCTCATCTCACGGAGAGGAATATATCGCAGCATATGGGGGGCTTGGTGGCAAGGGCAATCGGTTCTTTCTGTCCAATGAGAATCGGGCACCAACAACCGCGACCCCAGGAGAGCAGGGTCAGCAGCGGGTCTTGCAGCTGGAGCTCAGGACCATGGCTCATGCTGGTATG GTTGGCTTTCCCAATGCTGGAAAATCTTCTCTTCTGCGAGCTATCTCAAATGCCCGGCCGGCAGTGGCTGATTACCCGTTCACTACGTTAAATCCTCATGTTGGTGTTATACACTATCGAGACTTTGAGCAGATTGCAG TTGCAGACATCCCTGGAATCATCAGAGGAGCTCACAGAAACAAGGGCCTGGGAGTTTCCTTCTTGAGACACATTGAACGCTGCCGCTTTTTGCTATTTGTGCTCGATCTGTCAACACTGGAGCCCTGGCAGCAGCTGGAAGACTTAAAATATGAACTGGAGCAGTACGATAGGGGCTTATCGGAAAGACCATTTTGTGTCATTGGGAACAAAATAGACCTTCCAGAGTCCAAAACCAATCTTGTTCAGCTTCGAGAAAAATTAAAGCAGTGTGTAATAATCCCAGTATCTGCACTGACTGGTGCAAATGTTGAAGAACTTTTACTGCATCTCAGGGAACTTTATGATGGATACCTGGAGAGCACCCAGATTAAGGGCTGCGTGCCAGTAAAGTGGTAA